The region ACCAGCACCTTGTCGGCCCCTGATGAGACCTGCACCACCTGAGCCGGCAGCACGTTCAGGGCCGACAGGCCCTGCGGATGGTCGCCGGACAGCATCACCTCATGCGCAAGGATTCGCAGCCGCACCTGTTCGCCCAAGGCCAGCGGCGCGCGCGGCAGCCACAGCGCGCCCGCCGGCGTGTCCAGCCGGGTCAGGTCATCGGCGCTGTGTTCGGCGATGGTGGCAGGCAGTAGTGCGCCGCCCTCGGACCCACCGATCAGCCGCGCGGCCACGGGATCGGCCAAGGCCCCGGCAAGCGGCCCGGCATGGGTGACGCGGCCCTCGGCCATGAGGATCAGATGATCTGCCAGCGCCGCGATCTCGGACATCGCATGGCTGACATAGAGGATCGGCGGCCCGCCTGCCGCGCGAAGTCGGGTCAGATAGGGCAGAATCTCGGCCTTGCGCGCCGGGTCCAGCGAGGCCAGCGGCTCGTCCATGATCAGCAGCTGCGGCGAGGACAAGAGCGCCCGGCCGATGGCGACCCGCTGACGCTCACCCCCCGAAAGTCCGGCAGGGCGGCGGGTCAGCAACTCGCCAAGGCCCAGCATGTCGATCACCCGCGCCCTTGTGGCCGGATCGGGGGGATCAGGCGCGAAGCGGGCACCGTAGTCGAGGTTCTTCGCCACGTTCATATGCGGAAACAGCCGCGCGTCCTGAAAGACATAGCCGATGCGCCGCCGGTTCGGCGGCAGGTTCACCCCAGCGTCGAAGAGGGTCTGCCCGTTCAGCTCGATCCGGCCCGCATCGGGCGTCAGCAGGCCAGCCACGGCATTGACGCTGGAGGTCTTGCCGCAGCCCGAGGGGCCATAGATCGCCGTCACGCCGCCCGGCGCGTCGAAATCCACATCCAGCGACAGGCCGGCAAAGCGGCGGCGAAAGGCGACCTGCAGGCTCATGCGGCCCTGCGCTGCCCGGCGCGGCGGGCCATGACTTCGGACAGGACCACCGCCAACACCGCAATGGTAATCGAGATCGCCACCAGCCGCAGCGCCGCGCCCTCGCCTCCGGGCACCTGCAGGAAGGCATAGATGGCCGAGGGCACGGTCTGGGTCTGGCCGGGGATATTGGCGACAAAGGTGATGGTGGCGCCGAATTCACCCATCGCCTTGGCAAAACCCAGGACCAGCCCGGCAAGAACAGCGGGCAGGATCAGCGGCAGGGTGACGGTCAGGAATACGGCGGCGCGGCCCGCGCCAAGCGTCCCCGCCGCCTGTTCCAGCCTGGGATCGACGGCCTCGAACCCCAGCCGGATGGCGCGGACCATCAGCGGAAAGCCCATGATCCCGGCGGCCAGCGCCGCACCTGTCCAGTGAAAGGCCGGAGACAAGCCGATGCGGTCCAGAAAGCCACCAAGGGCTGAGTTGCGGCTGAAACTCATTAACAGCAGGTAGCCGGTGACGACAGGCGGCATGACCAGCGGCAGGTGGATCACTGCGCTGAGGAGCGCGTGACCGGGAAAGCGTCGCCGCGCCAGAAGCCAGGCCATGGCGATGGCAATGGGCAGCGAGGCCAACGTCGCCGTGGTCGCGACCCGCAAGGACAGCGCAACCGCCTGCCATTCTTGCGGGCCAAGCCAACTCATGTCAGCGGGTCAAAGCCGTTGGCGGTGAAGATCGCGGTGGCCTCGGGCGAGAACAGGCCGTCGAGGAAGGCCTTGGCCGCCGGCTTTTCCGAGGTCAGCGCCGCCGGGTAGGTGATCGGGTCATGGCTGTCCGCCGGGAAGGTATAGACCGCCGTGACCTTGGGCTCGGCAATGGCGTCGCTGGCATAGGTGACGCCATAGGGCGCCGCGCCGGTGGCGACCAGCGCCAGTGCGGCGCGCACATTGTCGGATTGCGCAACATGCGGTTCCAACGCGGTCCAGAGACCCAGCGAGTCCAGCGCCTGCTTGCCATATTGGCCGGCGGGCACCGAATCGACCAGCGCCATCGCCAGCTTGCCACCGTCCAGCATGGCAACCGGATCGGCGGGCAGCTCCGTCATCGGCTCGGCCGCGCCATGGGCGATGAGGATCAGGGTATTGCCCAACAGATCCTTGCGGCTCTCCGCCTGCACGAGCCCGGCCTTTTCGACCTCGTCCATCCACGGGATCGAGGCCGAGATGAACAGGTCCGACGGTGCGCCCTCGACAATCTGCCGGGCCAAGGCCGAGGAGCCGCCATAGGAGACCAGCACCTCGTCGCCGGTCTCGGCCTGCCAGTCGGCGGTGATCTGGTCCAGCGCGGTCTTGAGGCTGGCGGCGGCGAAGACATTGATCTGCTCAGCCTGTGCCGGAAGGGCGAAAAGGAGAGCAAGGGCGAGGGATGTCAGGCGCATGGCAAACTCCGATATATCTCAACGGACATAACCGGCTGCCGCGCGGCGGAGCAAGGGTTATTTTCCATCGGACATATCGGCCAGCAGCGCGCTGATTCCGGCGATGTCGCCCCGGCCATCCTCGGCCAGCATCGCCTCGAGCCCGCGAAAACGCGCCAGCACCGCCTGCCCGGCGGGGGTCAGCGTCGCGCCGCCACCGCCCGAGCCGCCACGGCTGCTGTCGACCAGCGGATCGGCGAAGGCGGCGTTCATCTCTTCCACCAGCGACCAGGCGCGCTTGTAGCTCATCTTCATCCGCCGCCCGGCCGCCGAGATCGAACCCAGCTCGGCGATCCCCTCCAGAAGATCGGCCTTGCCCGGCCCAAGCACCAGCCCGCCGCCGAAATCGAGGCGCAGTCTGATCCGGGGAAAGCGGCTGTCGGTCGGCATGGGGCGCATCTTCACCAAGCGTCACAACCGAAAGCAAGGGGTTTCCGCAGGGCAAAGTCGTGGTTAGGTTGCCGCCATCATATGTTGTTGGGGGAAATTCACATGAGCGATATCGTCATCCTGTCCGGTGCGCGCACCGCCATTGGCACCTTCGGGGGCAGCCTTGCCGCCACGCCGCCGATCGATCTGGCCGCCACCGTCACCAAGGCCGCGATCGAGCGTGCCGGCCTGACCCCCGACCAGATCGGCAACGTGGTCTTTGGCCATGTCATCAACACCGAACCCCGCGACATGTATCTGAGCCGCGTGGCCATGCTGGATGCCGGCGTTCCCGACACCACCCCGGCGATGAACGTGAACCGGCTCTGCGGTTCGGGCGCGCAAGCCATCGTCTCGGCGGTGCAGTCGCTGGAACTGGGCGATGCCGATTTCGCCGTGGCGGGTGGCGCCGAAAGCATGAGTCGCGCGCCCTATGCGGTGCCGTCGGCGCGCTTTGGCGCCAAGATGGGCGACCAGAAGATGCTGGACATGATGACCGGCGCGCTGACCTGCCCGATGGGCACCGGCCATATGGGCGTGACGGCGGAAAACGTTGCCGCCGAGAACCAGATCACCCGCGAGATGCAGGACGAATTCGCGCTGGAATCGCAAAAGCGGGCGGCGGCGGCGATTGCCGGGGGCTATTTCAAGGAGCAGATCGTTGCGGTCGAGATCAAGGGCCGCAAGGGGCCGCAGGTGTTTGATACGGACGAGCATCCCAAGGAAACCAGCCTCGAGAAACTGGCCGGGCTGAAGACCGTGTTCCAGAAGGACGGCACGGTGACCGCGGGCAATGCAAGCGGCATCAATGACGGCGCTGCCGCCATCGTGCTGGCGCGGGCGGAAGCCGCCGAGGCTGCCGGGCTGAAGCCGCGCGCGAAGGTGCTGGGTTATGCCGTGGCCGGGGTGCCGGCGCGGATCATGGGCATCGGGCCGATCCCGGCGGTGCAGAAGCTGATGGAGAAGACCGGCCTGAAGGTCGAGGATTTCGATGTCATTGAATCGAATGAAGCTTTTGCCTCGCAGGCGCTGGCGGTCAGCAAGGAGCTGGGCTTTGA is a window of Paracoccus zhejiangensis DNA encoding:
- a CDS encoding winged helix-turn-helix domain-containing protein, giving the protein MPTDSRFPRIRLRLDFGGGLVLGPGKADLLEGIAELGSISAAGRRMKMSYKRAWSLVEEMNAAFADPLVDSSRGGSGGGGATLTPAGQAVLARFRGLEAMLAEDGRGDIAGISALLADMSDGK
- a CDS encoding acetyl-CoA C-acyltransferase family protein, coding for MSDIVILSGARTAIGTFGGSLAATPPIDLAATVTKAAIERAGLTPDQIGNVVFGHVINTEPRDMYLSRVAMLDAGVPDTTPAMNVNRLCGSGAQAIVSAVQSLELGDADFAVAGGAESMSRAPYAVPSARFGAKMGDQKMLDMMTGALTCPMGTGHMGVTAENVAAENQITREMQDEFALESQKRAAAAIAGGYFKEQIVAVEIKGRKGPQVFDTDEHPKETSLEKLAGLKTVFQKDGTVTAGNASGINDGAAAIVLARAEAAEAAGLKPRAKVLGYAVAGVPARIMGIGPIPAVQKLMEKTGLKVEDFDVIESNEAFASQALAVSKELGFDAAKVNPNGGAIALGHPVGATGAILTVKALYELERTGGKIGLITMCIGGGQGIAVAIERV
- the modA gene encoding molybdate ABC transporter substrate-binding protein, whose product is MRLTSLALALLFALPAQAEQINVFAAASLKTALDQITADWQAETGDEVLVSYGGSSALARQIVEGAPSDLFISASIPWMDEVEKAGLVQAESRKDLLGNTLILIAHGAAEPMTELPADPVAMLDGGKLAMALVDSVPAGQYGKQALDSLGLWTALEPHVAQSDNVRAALALVATGAAPYGVTYASDAIAEPKVTAVYTFPADSHDPITYPAALTSEKPAAKAFLDGLFSPEATAIFTANGFDPLT
- the modC gene encoding molybdenum ABC transporter ATP-binding protein, with product MSLQVAFRRRFAGLSLDVDFDAPGGVTAIYGPSGCGKTSSVNAVAGLLTPDAGRIELNGQTLFDAGVNLPPNRRRIGYVFQDARLFPHMNVAKNLDYGARFAPDPPDPATRARVIDMLGLGELLTRRPAGLSGGERQRVAIGRALLSSPQLLIMDEPLASLDPARKAEILPYLTRLRAAGGPPILYVSHAMSEIAALADHLILMAEGRVTHAGPLAGALADPVAARLIGGSEGGALLPATIAEHSADDLTRLDTPAGALWLPRAPLALGEQVRLRILAHEVMLSGDHPQGLSALNVLPAQVVQVSSGADKVLVQLQVGQARLLSAITARSAQALALAPGAPCFAILKTVALIQTG
- the modB gene encoding molybdate ABC transporter permease subunit, with amino-acid sequence MSWLGPQEWQAVALSLRVATTATLASLPIAIAMAWLLARRRFPGHALLSAVIHLPLVMPPVVTGYLLLMSFSRNSALGGFLDRIGLSPAFHWTGAALAAGIMGFPLMVRAIRLGFEAVDPRLEQAAGTLGAGRAAVFLTVTLPLILPAVLAGLVLGFAKAMGEFGATITFVANIPGQTQTVPSAIYAFLQVPGGEGAALRLVAISITIAVLAVVLSEVMARRAGQRRAA